CTGCTGCGGGGGCAGGATGTCGATCACGGCCTCGGACGGGCGGCAGAGCCTGACGCCCAGGGGCGTGACCACGATGGGCCGGTTGATCAGGATCGGATGCACCATCATCGCGTCGAGGAGCTGGTCGTCGCTCACGGAGGGATCATCGAGGCCGAGGTCCGCATAAGGCGTTCCCTTCTCGCGGATCACGTCGCGGACGCTCACGCCCATGCTCGCGACCAACTGGCGCAGTAGCAGGCGCGTCGGCGGCGTCTTCAGGTATTCGATGATATGCGGTTCGATCCCGGCATTGCGGATCAGCCCCAAGGTGTTGCGGGACGTTCCGCATTGCGGGTTGTGGTAGATGATCACGTCCATGGTCGGCCCTTCCAGTTGCGTGAAACCGTCCCTTGTCATGCCATCCGATGTCAAGGAGGGCGAACTGCCGCCCTGTTCGCGAAAGGTCAGCCCTGGCAGGCTGCCCTG
This region of Microvirga mediterraneensis genomic DNA includes:
- the arsC gene encoding arsenate reductase (glutaredoxin) (This arsenate reductase requires both glutathione and glutaredoxin to convert arsenate to arsenite, after which the efflux transporter formed by ArsA and ArsB can extrude the arsenite from the cell, providing resistance.); this translates as MDVIIYHNPQCGTSRNTLGLIRNAGIEPHIIEYLKTPPTRLLLRQLVASMGVSVRDVIREKGTPYADLGLDDPSVSDDQLLDAMMVHPILINRPIVVTPLGVRLCRPSEAVIDILPPQQGEFVKEDGEPVIDASGRRIGVA